One Owenweeksia hongkongensis DSM 17368 genomic region harbors:
- a CDS encoding tetratricopeptide repeat-containing sensor histidine kinase: MKLKRQRGLQHLLIWGFTCITLLTVKGQSTQQLSPSEIHQLVERYINYSRDSSLVLLNLASQKIRRIQDKDSANALMAENNLRRADYWTFYDLDSAEAYTGKSFEYYKKNIDDKRLAEIYILKAQMTRIKYGKITCAVYEALPYFDSALTYAEKYNNPAFLSFIYYERSISFELMERWDESFANAVLALKNAQISGDSLTIATSCFLMGRTYHHFGLFNSSESYIAKSIEYGNGMAQLYSIIHIYADVLLQNDKQDLAQKNYEKALKIALEKNDLSKASTLYTSIGQIQLNKGDYKGAENSYAELNSILESNKSAGYHTLLFIAQMHYHLGNNDQALEDLDLFKTKFGSGSVIPRNIDVFKDAADLHTSLNQPELATFYYKKWGVLKDSLYSHTSKQQLNALEVMYLKERRKNVEIVQKNDELSESRQQQATMGGLLIIVILLGGGLVYFIRMKGMKENQALKFALKEKQLGQLMEAQETERQRLARELHDGIGQSLAALKMQLQFDKNPQASDTTVQRVDDICNEVRSLSHQMMPIVLKENGLQSAVEQLIDHSFSTSSIEVDFVCFGLNRRLPDNIEVNVYRITQELISNIIRHSKASKAGIQLLKRGKTLLLIVEDNGKGFRKDDKAQGIGLSNINVRLEALGGTVQIQSAECEGTYIHIAIPTSSEINKRIA; encoded by the coding sequence ATGAAATTGAAAAGACAGAGGGGCTTACAACACTTACTTATATGGGGTTTTACTTGTATTACATTATTGACAGTAAAAGGTCAAAGCACCCAGCAACTCAGTCCATCTGAGATACACCAACTTGTAGAAAGATATATCAACTACTCACGCGACAGCTCCCTTGTTCTATTGAATTTAGCTTCCCAAAAAATTAGACGAATTCAAGACAAGGATTCCGCAAATGCATTAATGGCCGAAAACAATCTTCGTAGAGCTGATTATTGGACGTTTTACGACCTTGATTCTGCAGAAGCCTATACTGGTAAATCATTTGAGTACTACAAAAAAAACATCGATGATAAAAGGCTTGCGGAAATATATATTCTAAAAGCTCAAATGACTAGAATTAAATATGGAAAGATCACCTGCGCTGTGTATGAGGCTCTGCCCTATTTTGATAGTGCTTTAACCTATGCTGAAAAATACAATAACCCTGCATTTCTTTCATTTATATATTATGAGAGGTCGATCTCATTTGAACTTATGGAAAGGTGGGATGAAAGCTTTGCCAATGCAGTCTTAGCATTAAAAAATGCCCAGATATCCGGAGATTCTTTGACCATTGCAACCTCATGTTTCTTAATGGGAAGAACCTATCATCACTTCGGCCTATTCAACTCTTCGGAATCATATATAGCCAAATCTATAGAGTATGGTAATGGAATGGCTCAACTATACTCTATCATTCATATTTATGCCGATGTGCTTCTTCAAAATGACAAACAAGATTTGGCTCAAAAAAATTATGAGAAGGCCTTGAAAATAGCCCTTGAAAAGAATGATCTATCAAAGGCATCAACTCTTTACACAAGTATTGGGCAAATTCAACTAAACAAAGGAGATTATAAAGGAGCTGAAAACAGTTATGCAGAGTTGAATTCTATCTTAGAGTCAAACAAGTCTGCCGGTTATCATACATTACTTTTTATTGCTCAAATGCATTATCACCTTGGCAATAACGATCAGGCCTTAGAAGATTTAGATTTATTTAAAACCAAATTTGGCAGCGGCTCCGTTATCCCTAGAAACATAGATGTTTTTAAGGATGCGGCCGATTTACACACCTCACTTAATCAACCAGAATTAGCCACATTTTACTATAAAAAATGGGGCGTTTTAAAGGACAGTCTTTATTCACACACCAGCAAGCAGCAATTAAATGCATTGGAAGTAATGTATTTGAAGGAGAGAAGAAAGAATGTAGAAATTGTACAAAAAAATGACGAGCTCAGTGAAAGCAGGCAGCAACAAGCTACCATGGGAGGTCTTTTAATTATTGTTATATTATTGGGAGGAGGCTTAGTTTATTTCATAAGAATGAAAGGGATGAAGGAGAACCAAGCGCTCAAATTTGCACTAAAGGAAAAACAGCTAGGCCAACTAATGGAGGCCCAAGAAACTGAAAGACAGCGCCTAGCCAGAGAGCTACACGATGGAATCGGGCAATCCTTAGCGGCACTAAAAATGCAACTTCAATTTGACAAAAACCCACAAGCTTCGGATACTACCGTACAGCGTGTAGATGACATATGTAATGAAGTTCGATCTCTATCACACCAAATGATGCCTATCGTTTTAAAGGAAAATGGGCTTCAATCTGCTGTAGAGCAATTGATAGATCATAGTTTTTCTACGTCATCCATTGAGGTAGATTTTGTGTGTTTTGGTCTAAATAGAAGGTTGCCCGACAACATTGAGGTGAACGTATATCGAATTACACAAGAGTTAATATCTAATATAATAAGACACTCTAAAGCTTCTAAGGCTGGAATTCAGCTATTGAAACGCGGAAAAACGCTGCTGCTGATTGTGGAAGATAATGGGAAAGGATTTCGCAAAGATGATAAAGCGCAAGGAATAGGCCTTAGCAACATTAATGTAAGGCTTGAAGCCCTTGGCGGAACTGTGCAAATACAGTCTGCCGAATGTGAAGGAACTTACATTCATATTGCTATCCCCACCTCATCTGAAATAAATAAAAGAATTGCTTAA